In the Erythrolamprus reginae isolate rEryReg1 chromosome 13, rEryReg1.hap1, whole genome shotgun sequence genome, one interval contains:
- the LOC139175471 gene encoding high affinity immunoglobulin epsilon receptor subunit gamma-like: protein MGPEALEEPQLCYVLDGILFLYGMVLTVLYCRLKGLEVQEMDHYSTLEASKAPPEGLPPRKTSSEE, encoded by the exons atgGGACCAG AAGCTTTAGAAGAACCACAGCTATGCTACGTTTTGGATGGGATTCTGTTCCTCTACGGGATGGTGCTGACCGTCCTCTACTGCCGACTTAAG ggccTGGAGGTTCAAGAGATGGACCACTACAGCACGCTAGAAGCTTCAAAGGCACCCCCGGAAGGGCTCCCTCCCAGGAAGACCTCCTCGGAGGAATAA